From Mycolicibacterium nivoides, a single genomic window includes:
- a CDS encoding LacI family DNA-binding transcriptional regulator, with amino-acid sequence MANIKDVARYANVSPTTVSHVLNGRGRVAPETRDRVLEVAQRLGYTASAHAQQLVTRRSRIIAIQMPDLDANGRGTALVPKSESEYFLELINGAAAAATDAKYALIVVSPGVDASSMRSFGVDGMIIVDPKGSEQFLQSSFADQYPVVTTGEPVVAAGRPCFVVDNDHEAAAREIFDHFAAQGRSQPAIITDTTSRSYIRDIQHAYGEWCNANNVRPASVAVAEASPTEMGKALASLRNGPSPADAIYTSSDECAIALLDAAREAGVSVPGELALASAVDSSILRVTNPPVTGVFLHPRDIGARAVESLTDLIARKDPDCQLPPLDSTRTLIPTRVVVRASTAMEASR; translated from the coding sequence GTGGCAAACATCAAGGACGTGGCGCGCTACGCCAACGTGTCCCCAACGACGGTGTCGCACGTCCTCAACGGCCGCGGTCGCGTCGCACCGGAGACCAGGGACCGGGTGCTCGAGGTCGCCCAGCGGCTCGGCTACACGGCCAGCGCCCATGCCCAGCAACTTGTCACGCGCCGCAGCAGGATCATCGCGATCCAGATGCCCGACCTCGACGCGAACGGGCGGGGTACCGCACTGGTGCCCAAGTCCGAGTCGGAGTACTTCCTCGAATTGATCAACGGGGCCGCCGCCGCGGCCACCGACGCGAAGTACGCGCTCATCGTCGTGTCACCCGGGGTGGACGCATCGTCGATGCGAAGCTTCGGTGTCGACGGCATGATCATCGTCGACCCCAAGGGCTCCGAACAGTTCCTGCAGTCGTCCTTCGCCGACCAGTACCCGGTGGTCACCACCGGTGAACCGGTCGTCGCGGCGGGCCGGCCCTGCTTCGTCGTCGACAACGATCACGAGGCGGCCGCCCGTGAAATCTTCGATCACTTTGCCGCCCAGGGACGTTCGCAACCCGCCATCATCACCGACACCACGTCGCGGTCCTACATCCGCGATATTCAGCACGCCTACGGGGAATGGTGCAACGCCAACAACGTCCGGCCGGCGTCGGTCGCGGTGGCCGAGGCGTCACCGACCGAAATGGGTAAGGCGCTGGCATCTCTGCGCAACGGGCCCTCCCCCGCCGACGCCATCTACACGAGCTCCGACGAGTGCGCCATCGCGCTACTGGACGCGGCCCGCGAAGCGGGGGTGTCGGTGCCGGGCGAGCTGGCGTTGGCCAGCGCCGTCGACAGCTCGATCCTACGAGTCACCAATCCTCCGGTGACCGGAGTCTTCCTGCACCCCAGGGACATCGGGGCGCGGGCAGTGGAAAGCCTGACCGATCTGATCGCACGAAAGGACCCCGACTGCCAACTGCCACCGTTGGACAGCACACGAACCCTGATCCCGACGCGTGTGGTGGTGCGCGCGTCCACAGCCATGGAAGCGAGTCGATGA
- a CDS encoding flavodoxin family protein → MKVLVISASPREDGNSHLLAESACAGAESVGHEVEHVFLDQYVDRMLDNCRSCRTAAGFCSLADRYESLLLDKMLPADGIIYAMPLYFYGMPARLKTVFDRLFCYTANSAPQQEQVVGGITDKTVGVLISCEESYVGATAGVIAQFQELTRYLDQSLAGVVVGNANSRGEIACDPTDPLSRARDLGARLFDIRVTDYRLTTVRSNKVWDPVGC, encoded by the coding sequence ATGAAAGTTCTGGTGATCAGCGCGAGCCCGCGCGAGGACGGCAACTCCCACCTGCTGGCCGAATCCGCCTGCGCCGGTGCGGAATCAGTGGGCCACGAAGTGGAGCATGTGTTCCTCGACCAATACGTGGACCGCATGTTGGACAACTGCAGAAGCTGCCGAACGGCAGCCGGCTTCTGCTCGCTCGCCGACCGTTACGAATCGCTCCTCCTAGACAAGATGCTGCCTGCCGACGGCATCATCTATGCGATGCCCCTGTACTTCTACGGCATGCCGGCACGGCTCAAGACGGTCTTCGACCGGCTGTTCTGCTATACCGCCAACAGTGCGCCGCAACAGGAGCAGGTGGTCGGAGGCATCACCGACAAGACCGTCGGCGTGCTGATCTCCTGCGAAGAGAGCTACGTCGGGGCCACGGCGGGAGTCATCGCCCAATTCCAGGAGCTGACAAGGTATCTCGACCAGAGCCTGGCCGGAGTGGTGGTGGGCAATGCCAACAGCCGCGGAGAGATCGCATGCGACCCGACCGATCCCCTGTCCCGCGCGCGGGATCTGGGTGCGCGACTGTTCGACATCAGAGTCACCGACTACCGGCTGACCACTGTGCGGTCGAACAAGGTGTGGGATCCAGTGGGTTGCTGA
- a CDS encoding universal stress protein, translating into MKVVLGYDGSLAANAAIRSGAALFPAADAVVVYLCTPPFGSKGLRARLRHSARNVDELIDLVDRESDGEAARLVDTGVTLARAAGWNPEPLVKRTWAGEGLGLAQVAEQLGPDVLIVGARGLGASDSKLGSVSDLVVHHAARAVLVVSQNMISAEYDALADGPVVVGVDGSAGAERALSAAHTLFPTREVVTVGVDDGSAVDVAADQPAHRVPRFRGSGAGATADALVAFAEDQRAGVVVVGSRGRSALKKVLLGSVAAATLQRTYRPVLVVPGG; encoded by the coding sequence ATGAAGGTAGTGCTCGGTTATGACGGGTCGCTCGCGGCCAATGCGGCGATCAGAAGTGGTGCCGCATTGTTCCCAGCCGCCGATGCCGTGGTCGTCTATCTGTGCACACCGCCGTTCGGCAGCAAGGGGTTGCGCGCCCGGTTGCGCCACTCGGCGCGCAACGTCGACGAGCTGATCGATCTGGTCGACCGGGAAAGCGACGGTGAGGCCGCCCGGCTGGTCGATACCGGTGTCACCCTGGCGCGGGCCGCAGGCTGGAATCCCGAGCCGCTGGTCAAGCGCACCTGGGCGGGAGAGGGCCTGGGGTTGGCGCAGGTGGCCGAACAACTCGGACCCGATGTGTTGATCGTCGGCGCCCGAGGGCTCGGTGCGAGCGACTCGAAGCTGGGCAGTGTCTCGGACCTCGTGGTGCACCATGCGGCCCGCGCGGTGCTCGTGGTGTCCCAGAACATGATCTCGGCTGAATACGACGCGTTGGCCGATGGGCCCGTCGTGGTCGGTGTGGACGGCTCAGCCGGTGCGGAGCGGGCGCTGAGCGCGGCCCACACCCTGTTCCCGACCCGCGAGGTGGTCACTGTCGGGGTGGATGACGGCAGTGCGGTCGACGTTGCCGCAGACCAGCCGGCACATCGCGTGCCGAGGTTCCGCGGGTCCGGTGCCGGTGCCACCGCTGATGCGCTGGTCGCCTTCGCCGAAGATCAACGGGCCGGGGTTGTGGTGGTGGGCTCGCGCGGCCGGTCGGCGCTGAAGAAGGTGCTGCTCGGCAGTGTGGCTGCCGCGACACTGCAGCGCACGTACCGGCCGGTCCTGGTGGTGCCGGGCGGCTAG
- a CDS encoding adenylate/guanylate cyclase domain-containing protein yields MDATVNGLAHLDTPVAVAPATGTPNAGAELRDQTFKRWVWGAAVVSAGGGGIVGAFLAFAAPIVLTPADTHRLLIRGGTVLIVFLAVAVPVMLRVRRHRFAASTAWLTEGRPPTAEEQRMTLGAPGEAVRLSAAVWGVGAVIFGSLALSQQVSTAVYIFSVVALGGISTSAVWYLIVERVMRPVAARALGGVTPDRRFRPTIGRRLVTAWLLATGVPLFGIAVLAVGYLADVGFRAQRTFAAILILVTVAIVVGLFAILIAIRSVTERVTALRRALAQVQAGDFSARVEVDDASEIGLLQAGFNTMTAGLAERERIRDTFGTYVDRDVAEHILCAAGSLEAQELEVTLMFVDVRGFTTLAERLRPTEVVTTLNRLFERIVPIVHDHGGHVDKYAGDGLMAVFGAPRRKDRHADDALGAALQIADAVHDEFSGTLTVGVGLNSGPVVAGNVGGAGRLEFSVIGDAVNVAARVETATRQTGDTVLLTGATLSQLTGDRGDFEPRPGLALKGKTNPVAVYAPVPAKARFVKAAS; encoded by the coding sequence ATGGACGCCACCGTCAACGGCTTGGCACACCTCGACACACCCGTCGCAGTCGCCCCCGCAACCGGCACCCCCAATGCCGGGGCCGAACTTCGTGATCAGACGTTCAAACGTTGGGTGTGGGGTGCGGCCGTGGTCAGCGCGGGTGGCGGAGGGATCGTCGGCGCCTTTCTGGCCTTCGCGGCCCCCATCGTGTTGACCCCAGCCGATACCCATCGCCTGCTGATCCGGGGCGGCACGGTGCTGATCGTGTTTCTGGCGGTCGCGGTTCCGGTGATGCTGCGGGTGCGGCGACACCGGTTCGCGGCCAGCACGGCCTGGCTCACCGAGGGCCGCCCACCGACCGCGGAGGAACAGCGGATGACCCTGGGCGCCCCAGGTGAGGCGGTGCGGTTGTCGGCAGCGGTGTGGGGCGTCGGTGCGGTGATCTTCGGGTCACTGGCACTGAGCCAGCAGGTGTCCACGGCGGTGTACATCTTCAGCGTGGTGGCGCTGGGTGGCATTTCGACGAGCGCGGTCTGGTACCTCATCGTCGAACGGGTCATGCGGCCGGTGGCGGCCCGGGCTCTCGGCGGCGTAACTCCCGACCGGCGATTCAGACCGACGATCGGGCGCAGGCTGGTGACGGCATGGCTGCTGGCCACGGGGGTTCCGCTGTTCGGCATCGCGGTGCTCGCGGTCGGTTATCTGGCCGATGTCGGCTTCCGGGCCCAACGCACCTTCGCGGCGATCCTGATCCTGGTGACGGTGGCGATCGTGGTGGGGTTGTTCGCGATCCTGATCGCCATCCGGTCGGTCACCGAACGGGTCACCGCGCTGCGCCGGGCCCTGGCCCAGGTGCAGGCGGGTGACTTCAGCGCCCGGGTCGAGGTCGACGACGCCAGCGAGATCGGACTGCTACAAGCCGGTTTCAACACGATGACAGCCGGCCTGGCCGAACGTGAGCGAATCCGCGACACCTTCGGCACCTATGTGGATCGGGATGTCGCCGAACACATCCTGTGTGCCGCCGGATCGTTGGAAGCCCAGGAGCTGGAGGTCACGCTGATGTTCGTCGACGTCCGCGGATTCACCACGCTCGCCGAGCGGTTACGGCCCACCGAGGTGGTCACCACACTGAACCGGTTGTTCGAACGGATCGTCCCGATCGTGCACGACCACGGTGGCCACGTCGACAAGTACGCGGGCGACGGCCTGATGGCGGTCTTCGGGGCACCCCGGCGCAAGGACCGTCACGCCGATGACGCACTGGGTGCCGCACTGCAGATCGCCGACGCGGTGCACGATGAGTTCAGCGGTACCCTCACGGTAGGGGTCGGCCTGAACTCCGGACCTGTGGTGGCCGGAAATGTCGGTGGCGCAGGGCGTTTGGAGTTCTCGGTGATCGGCGATGCGGTGAACGTCGCGGCGCGGGTCGAGACCGCGACCCGCCAGACCGGCGACACCGTGCTGCTCACCGGCGCCACGTTGAGTCAACTCACCGGGGACCGCGGCGATTTCGAGCCAAGGCCCGGCCTGGCCCTCAAGGGTAAGACGAATCCGGTCGCGGTGTACGCCCCTGTTCCGGCAAAAGCCCGCTTTGTGAAAGCGGCCTCCTGA
- a CDS encoding serine/threonine-protein kinase codes for MTPPPGASRLGTRFGPYELKSLIGVGGMGEVYRAYDTVKERMVAVKLLRTEIAADTNFQERFRRESRVAARLQEPHVIPVHDFGEIDGVLYIDMRLVEGASVKELLRTNGPLTPARATAIVTQVAAALDAAHADGLVHRDIKPENVLLTSDDFAYLVDFGIAHVGGEASVTMTGVLIGSSAYMAPERFSGGPVGPAADVYALTCLLYEMLIGRPPFETGDLRQLMSAHMFSPAPRPSIMRRGIPRAFDDVVAKGMAKDAVDRYPSAGELAKAARDAAGSGAAPAPPPPVLPPTPAPAPAPPRLTPQPQPQPQSPSPGTREFSSIYPNPNHTGYTPYPPPPPQAPQAPARKPRFSRAQLTLILVSVGLFGIAAVLAAVLASGGDGASTHETLTAPTPPSAISEAPTTTTTTAGSATANVNGTDDQGFVNHTARCPAGSTPAAVIRTASSLAVICQTGSDSFSYRGERLSDGANLQIPTAERSGNGFVAVNPADGARYEVGPDGLTISSYGKVDSSEPPLEYGER; via the coding sequence ATGACCCCGCCCCCTGGTGCCTCGCGCCTAGGCACCCGGTTCGGACCCTACGAGCTGAAATCGCTGATCGGTGTCGGTGGAATGGGCGAGGTGTACCGCGCCTACGACACGGTCAAGGAACGCATGGTGGCGGTCAAACTGCTGCGCACCGAGATCGCCGCGGACACGAACTTCCAGGAGCGGTTCCGGCGTGAGTCCCGGGTGGCGGCGCGGCTGCAGGAACCGCACGTGATCCCGGTGCACGATTTCGGCGAGATCGACGGTGTGCTGTACATCGACATGCGGCTGGTCGAGGGCGCCAGCGTCAAGGAGCTGCTGCGGACCAACGGCCCTCTGACCCCGGCGCGGGCCACCGCGATCGTCACGCAGGTGGCCGCGGCGCTGGACGCCGCCCATGCCGACGGCCTGGTGCACCGCGACATCAAGCCCGAGAACGTCCTGCTCACCTCCGACGACTTCGCCTACCTGGTGGACTTCGGCATCGCCCACGTCGGGGGCGAGGCCAGCGTCACGATGACGGGCGTGCTGATCGGGTCGAGCGCCTACATGGCACCGGAGCGGTTCTCCGGCGGCCCGGTCGGACCGGCCGCCGATGTGTACGCCCTGACATGCCTGCTCTACGAGATGCTGATCGGCCGGCCACCGTTCGAGACGGGCGACCTGCGCCAGCTGATGAGCGCCCACATGTTCTCCCCGGCACCCCGGCCGAGCATCATGCGCCGCGGCATCCCGCGCGCATTCGACGACGTCGTGGCCAAGGGCATGGCCAAGGACGCCGTCGACCGCTATCCCAGCGCCGGTGAACTGGCCAAGGCCGCCCGCGACGCGGCCGGCTCCGGTGCGGCTCCCGCACCGCCCCCGCCGGTGCTGCCACCCACTCCGGCGCCCGCGCCCGCCCCGCCGCGGCTCACTCCGCAACCGCAGCCTCAGCCTCAGTCGCCGTCACCGGGCACCCGAGAGTTCTCGTCGATCTACCCCAACCCGAACCACACCGGCTACACGCCGTACCCACCGCCCCCGCCACAGGCACCGCAGGCTCCGGCGCGCAAACCGCGGTTCAGCCGGGCCCAGCTCACCTTGATCCTGGTGTCGGTGGGCCTGTTCGGAATCGCCGCTGTGCTGGCCGCGGTCCTGGCCAGCGGTGGCGACGGCGCCTCCACCCATGAGACGTTGACCGCGCCGACCCCGCCGAGCGCGATATCCGAGGCGCCGACGACGACCACGACCACGGCAGGGTCGGCGACGGCCAACGTGAACGGCACCGACGACCAGGGCTTCGTCAACCACACCGCGCGGTGCCCCGCGGGCAGCACCCCGGCCGCCGTGATCCGGACCGCGTCCTCACTGGCGGTGATCTGCCAGACCGGCTCCGACAGCTTCTCCTACCGCGGTGAGCGGCTCAGCGACGGCGCCAACCTCCAGATCCCCACCGCCGAGCGGTCCGGCAACGGCTTCGTGGCCGTCAACCCTGCCGACGGTGCGCGCTATGAGGTGGGACCCGACGGTCTCACCATCAGCAGCTACGGCAAGGTCGATTCGTCGGAACCGCCACTGGAGTACGGCGAGCGCTGA
- the fmdA gene encoding formamidase, which yields MPDVVFPLDSTKKFTDQEKLGHNRWHPDIPAAVTVKQGDSFRVHCREWFDGAIVNDDSADDILNAPLTTVHVLSGPIAVEGAKPGDLLIVDILDVGPIPQEDSGPLAGQGWGYTGIFPKLNGGGFLTDQFPDAYKAIWDFSGQKATSRHVPHVEFTGIVHPGLMGTAPSTGLLAKWNTREAALIATDPDRVPPLALPPEPRDAILGGLTGDAFTKAAAEAARTAPPRENGGNQDIKNLTKGSRVFYPVFVDGANLSVGDLHFSQGDGEITFCGAIEMGGFIDLRVDVIPGGMETYGVSENAIFMPGNTDPQYSEWLAFSGTSVTLEGEQRYLDSHLSYQRACLHAIDYLTKFGYSPEQAYLLLGAAPIEGRLSGVVDIPNACATVYIPTAIFDFPVAPSATGPVQIDPGMGAPHSSFN from the coding sequence ATGCCTGACGTCGTATTCCCGCTCGACTCGACCAAGAAGTTCACCGATCAGGAGAAGCTGGGCCACAACCGGTGGCACCCTGACATCCCGGCCGCGGTGACGGTCAAGCAGGGCGACTCGTTCCGGGTGCACTGTCGCGAATGGTTCGACGGTGCCATCGTCAACGACGATTCGGCCGACGACATCCTCAACGCACCGCTGACGACGGTGCACGTGCTCTCCGGCCCGATCGCCGTCGAGGGCGCCAAGCCGGGCGATCTGCTCATCGTGGACATCCTCGACGTCGGACCCATCCCGCAGGAGGATTCCGGGCCGCTGGCCGGCCAGGGCTGGGGCTACACCGGCATCTTCCCCAAGCTCAACGGCGGCGGCTTCCTCACCGATCAGTTCCCCGACGCCTACAAGGCGATCTGGGACTTCTCGGGTCAAAAGGCCACCTCACGGCACGTACCGCACGTGGAGTTCACCGGCATCGTGCACCCGGGGCTGATGGGGACCGCGCCTTCGACCGGGCTGCTGGCGAAGTGGAACACCCGCGAGGCCGCACTGATCGCGACCGACCCCGATCGGGTACCGCCGCTGGCCCTGCCGCCCGAACCGCGCGACGCGATCCTCGGCGGACTCACCGGGGATGCCTTCACCAAAGCCGCCGCGGAAGCGGCCCGCACCGCGCCGCCGCGGGAGAACGGCGGCAACCAGGACATCAAGAACCTCACCAAGGGCAGCCGGGTGTTCTACCCGGTGTTCGTCGACGGGGCGAACCTCTCGGTCGGCGACCTGCACTTCTCCCAGGGCGACGGCGAGATCACCTTCTGCGGCGCCATCGAGATGGGCGGCTTCATCGACCTGCGCGTCGACGTTATCCCGGGCGGTATGGAGACCTACGGTGTGAGCGAGAACGCCATATTCATGCCCGGCAACACCGATCCCCAGTACTCCGAGTGGCTGGCCTTCTCCGGCACCTCGGTCACCCTCGAAGGTGAGCAGCGTTACCTGGACTCGCACCTGTCCTACCAGCGGGCCTGCCTGCACGCGATCGACTACCTGACCAAGTTCGGCTACAGCCCCGAGCAGGCGTACCTGCTACTGGGCGCCGCACCCATCGAGGGCCGCCTGTCCGGTGTCGTCGACATCCCGAATGCCTGTGCGACGGTGTACATCCCGACGGCGATCTTCGATTTCCCGGTCGCGCCGTCGGCCACCGGGCCCGTGCAGATCGATCCGGGTATGGGGGCCCCGCACTCGTCGTTCAACTGA
- a CDS encoding zinc ribbon domain-containing protein: protein MSVRPDVIDCPDCRGPARRTIAAPNLGRGGSTAMALQDTTRASADRPAVVAGPPPGGRRQKVTTNPLHQKLPRP, encoded by the coding sequence ATGAGTGTTCGTCCGGACGTGATCGACTGCCCGGACTGCAGGGGGCCGGCACGCAGGACCATCGCGGCGCCGAACCTGGGCCGCGGCGGCTCGACCGCCATGGCGCTGCAGGACACCACACGAGCGTCGGCCGACCGTCCCGCCGTGGTTGCCGGACCGCCGCCGGGCGGCCGGCGGCAGAAAGTCACCACGAACCCGCTCCATCAGAAGTTGCCCCGTCCCTGA
- a CDS encoding PucR family transcriptional regulator: MTVEVTPHDGTVLLRELLAQPSLHVDTLTPIRDLDRPIRYVYPTELVDPSQYLSGEELILSIGVPVADQPDDSIRRYVETLSRRRVTALLVGLGDLFDEPPAALVRACLDLDLPLLAQHAAVPFRRIVDWADSMRIADREVGTRERDLGSILRWFVAGTLGVGPVETALAECGLAGTPVAVCAFTTDVHTRVHELVDRHLGTVAVLDDRIVALCAQTEQFAAELAASDLVCGVAIAPDPQSMVYAIPEALEALREGIRWRRSVHIEEIATLDGLLAAVPKVRLVPFVHRLLVPLVDHDKLNNGYLVSSLEAFLAPDNDISTAASQLYVHVNTLRNRLAKVAELTGANPLDETDRTNFRIALWAARNMGMGVADTAKPVHDKVVQLTRASQARP; the protein is encoded by the coding sequence ATGACCGTAGAGGTGACGCCGCACGACGGCACCGTCCTGCTCAGGGAACTGCTGGCCCAGCCGAGCCTGCACGTCGACACCCTGACACCGATCCGCGATCTCGACCGGCCGATCCGCTACGTGTACCCCACCGAACTCGTCGACCCGTCGCAGTATCTGTCGGGGGAGGAGCTGATCCTCAGCATCGGGGTGCCCGTAGCCGATCAGCCGGACGACTCGATCCGGCGCTACGTCGAGACCTTGAGCCGGCGGCGGGTCACCGCGCTGCTGGTGGGGCTGGGGGATCTGTTCGACGAACCCCCTGCCGCACTGGTGCGGGCCTGCCTCGACCTGGACCTTCCGCTGCTGGCCCAGCATGCCGCGGTGCCCTTCCGGCGGATCGTGGACTGGGCGGATTCCATGCGGATCGCCGATCGCGAGGTCGGAACACGCGAACGGGACCTTGGGTCGATTCTGCGCTGGTTCGTGGCGGGCACCCTGGGCGTCGGCCCGGTCGAAACCGCGCTCGCCGAGTGTGGCCTGGCCGGGACCCCGGTGGCGGTGTGCGCGTTCACCACCGATGTCCACACCCGGGTGCACGAGCTCGTCGACCGGCACCTCGGCACGGTCGCGGTGCTCGATGACCGCATCGTCGCGCTGTGCGCCCAGACCGAGCAGTTCGCCGCCGAACTGGCCGCCTCCGATCTGGTGTGCGGTGTGGCCATCGCGCCAGATCCACAGTCCATGGTGTATGCGATCCCCGAGGCGCTCGAAGCGTTGCGAGAGGGGATTCGCTGGCGGCGCTCGGTGCACATCGAGGAGATCGCCACGCTGGACGGACTGCTGGCGGCGGTGCCGAAAGTTCGGCTCGTGCCGTTCGTCCACCGGCTCCTGGTGCCGTTGGTCGACCACGACAAGCTCAACAACGGCTACCTGGTTTCGTCCCTGGAGGCCTTCCTGGCACCGGACAACGACATCTCGACGGCCGCGAGCCAGTTGTACGTGCACGTCAACACATTGCGCAACCGGTTGGCCAAGGTCGCCGAGCTCACCGGTGCCAACCCCCTCGACGAAACCGACCGGACCAATTTCCGGATCGCGTTGTGGGCGGCTCGGAACATGGGCATGGGCGTCGCTGATACGGCTAAGCCGGTGCACGACAAGGTGGTTCAGCTCACGCGAGCGTCTCAAGCCCGGCCGTGA
- a CDS encoding PDR/VanB family oxidoreductase — protein sequence MKLHVIQLRLEATEVISVVLASPTGDRLPAWAAGAHIPITLPSGRVRQYSLCGPRDDPYRYTIAVLRVADGRGGSREVHESLRIGDVVEVGVPQNAFALSPAPRYVFIAGGIGITPIAAMIDELRGVPVSPEFTLIYGGRSRAAMAFADRLAGIDGVSLIPQDEMGLPDLAGVFAASPAGTHVYCCGPAPMLAAVADLSAGYPDVELHVERFAAATAAPTGGFGDGAFEVELARTGATVVVPPNKSVLEAVLDIAPDTAFSCTSGFCGTCETKVLAGEVDHRDDLLTEAERAANTSMMICVSRSLGGKITLDL from the coding sequence ATGAAACTTCACGTCATTCAACTGCGGCTGGAAGCCACCGAGGTGATCTCGGTGGTGCTCGCCAGCCCCACCGGCGACCGGCTGCCCGCATGGGCAGCCGGTGCGCACATCCCCATCACGTTGCCGTCGGGACGCGTCCGGCAGTACTCCCTGTGTGGTCCGCGCGACGACCCGTACCGGTACACCATCGCGGTGCTGCGGGTCGCCGACGGCCGCGGCGGCTCCCGCGAGGTGCACGAGAGCCTGCGCATCGGCGACGTGGTCGAAGTCGGGGTGCCCCAGAACGCCTTCGCGCTGAGCCCGGCGCCGCGGTACGTCTTCATCGCCGGCGGTATCGGGATAACCCCGATCGCGGCGATGATCGATGAGTTACGCGGCGTCCCGGTCAGTCCCGAGTTCACGCTGATCTACGGGGGCCGCAGCCGGGCCGCCATGGCCTTTGCCGACCGCCTGGCCGGTATCGACGGGGTGTCGCTGATTCCGCAGGACGAGATGGGGTTGCCCGACCTCGCCGGGGTGTTCGCCGCCAGTCCGGCCGGGACCCATGTCTACTGCTGCGGCCCTGCGCCGATGCTGGCCGCCGTCGCCGACCTCAGCGCCGGCTACCCGGATGTCGAACTCCATGTCGAGCGGTTCGCCGCCGCAACCGCGGCCCCCACCGGAGGGTTCGGTGACGGCGCCTTCGAGGTGGAGTTGGCGCGCACCGGTGCCACGGTGGTGGTCCCGCCGAACAAGAGCGTGCTGGAGGCGGTGCTCGATATCGCCCCCGACACCGCGTTCTCCTGTACGAGTGGATTCTGCGGGACGTGTGAGACCAAGGTGCTCGCCGGCGAGGTCGATCATCGCGACGATCTGCTGACCGAGGCCGAGCGCGCGGCCAACACCTCGATGATGATCTGCGTATCCCGTTCTCTCGGTGGGAAGATCACGCTCGACCTGTGA
- a CDS encoding aromatic ring-hydroxylating oxygenase subunit alpha: protein MKREALTPEKLREAYQHVWFVVARSQDIDTPQSATLLDHKLVVFRDSTGAARVTDRRCIHRGGNLADGKVVGDSIACPYHGWQFDGQSGQCSHIPSLAEGQRIPPKAEIKSYPVIERFEHVWTCLGDPVFDLPHPPEIGGLELEWRAAEPIHAECGFMAATENFRDMAHFPFVHAPSMGEVNPVVDELAVKRDGREVWASYFYPGVPDSDFSDVGDAWMHYHSYAPGIATILYDFGETLGKRYLVDFPSPVSYDKCIIFWGVAADKDFRGGTVDEILEIETKVFTEDTPVLEGLEPKEVPLAGQAFEVSAPADIYTLNYRRATQHAVQTIQQERDLIAAQTEVPAENGHARV from the coding sequence ATGAAACGCGAAGCCCTCACCCCGGAAAAGCTGCGCGAGGCCTACCAGCATGTGTGGTTCGTGGTGGCCCGGTCCCAGGACATCGACACCCCGCAGTCGGCCACCCTGCTCGACCACAAGCTGGTGGTGTTCCGTGATTCCACCGGTGCGGCCCGGGTGACCGACCGGCGCTGCATCCACCGGGGCGGCAACCTGGCCGATGGCAAGGTCGTCGGCGACAGCATCGCCTGCCCCTACCACGGATGGCAGTTCGACGGGCAGAGTGGGCAGTGCAGTCACATCCCGTCTCTGGCCGAGGGACAACGGATTCCGCCGAAGGCGGAGATCAAGTCCTATCCGGTGATCGAGCGATTCGAACACGTCTGGACCTGCCTGGGCGACCCGGTGTTCGACTTGCCGCATCCTCCCGAGATCGGCGGCCTGGAGCTGGAGTGGCGTGCGGCGGAGCCCATTCACGCCGAGTGCGGATTCATGGCGGCCACCGAGAACTTCCGGGACATGGCGCATTTCCCGTTCGTGCATGCGCCGTCGATGGGCGAGGTGAACCCGGTGGTGGACGAGCTGGCCGTCAAGCGTGACGGTCGTGAGGTGTGGGCGTCCTACTTCTACCCAGGGGTGCCCGATTCGGACTTCTCCGATGTCGGCGATGCCTGGATGCACTACCACTCGTACGCGCCGGGAATCGCGACCATCCTGTACGACTTCGGCGAGACGCTCGGCAAGCGCTATCTGGTGGACTTCCCCTCGCCGGTGAGCTACGACAAGTGCATCATCTTCTGGGGTGTGGCCGCCGACAAGGATTTCCGCGGCGGAACTGTCGACGAGATCCTGGAGATCGAGACGAAGGTGTTCACCGAGGACACCCCGGTGCTCGAAGGTCTTGAGCCCAAGGAGGTTCCGCTTGCCGGGCAGGCGTTCGAGGTGTCGGCGCCGGCGGACATCTACACGCTGAACTACCGGCGCGCCACCCAGCATGCGGTGCAGACGATTCAGCAGGAGCGGGACCTGATCGCGGCGCAGACCGAGGTTCCCGCCGAAAACGGCCACGCCCGGGTCTGA